Proteins from a single region of Punica granatum isolate Tunisia-2019 chromosome 8, ASM765513v2, whole genome shotgun sequence:
- the LOC116189441 gene encoding thioredoxin X, chloroplastic, translating into MDASKLLSGSTVVFSPSLPRVRTIASSSSGFLTPPSPKTSSSFTATSSLTLPGRKPPVSAVRRRLALKCGAVAGGITEIDESQFADTVLKSDRPVLVEFVAHWCGPCRLISPAIEWVAQEYKERLTVVKIDHDANPKLIKEYKVYGLPTLIVFKNGEEVPESRREGAVTKVKLKEYLDAVLDSITVA; encoded by the exons ATGGACGCCAGCAAGCTTCTGTCCGGTTCGACGGTAGTGTTTTCGCCGTCACTCCCTCGGGTTCGTACAATTGCCAGCTCAAGCTCCGGTTTCTTGACACCTCCTTCTCCGAAGACGTCGTCCTCGTTCACGGCGACTTCGTCCTTGACCCTGCCCGGGAGAAAACCTCCAGTGTCTGCCGTGCGGCGGAGGTTGGCGCTGAAATGCGGCGCTGTTGCTGGAGGTATAACCGAAATCGATGAGAGCCAGTTCGCTGATACGGTGTTGAAGAGCGACCGCCCCGTGCTGGTGGAGTTCGTGGCCCACTGGTGTGGTCCTTGCCGCTTAATCTCTCCCGCTATTGAGTGGGTGGCTCAG GAATACAAGGAAAGATTGACAGTGGTGAAGATTGACCATGATGCCAACccgaaattaataaaagagtaCAAAGTTTATGGACTGCCTACTTTGATTGTTTTCAAAAACGGGGAGGAGGTTCCTGAAAGCAGAAGGGAAGGTGCAGTTACAAAGGTGAAGCTTAAGGAGTATCTTGATGCCGTATTGGATTCAATTACGGTTGCATAG
- the LOC116189289 gene encoding E3 ubiquitin-protein ligase RING1, with amino-acid sequence MSFAFAGNLPGGSVSDIGSSLKQFYCHQCSRSITLVISPSTDPLCPHCNEGFLEEYENPNPAPTPFRPRFPPSEPFFADPFSSLLPFFLSSSSPPSTTTVDLQNPAVFSASHTSGSEPHPQNNPFDPFAFLQSHLQNLRSSGAQIQFVIENRPSDSPFPLPANLGDYFMGPGLEQLIQQLAENDPNRYGTPPASKSAMEALPTSKVTDVQLNSGMNQCAVCQDDFEKDMEVKQMPCKHIYHSDCLLPWLELHNSCPVCRHELPTDDADYETTRRARAQGSTLGSSDGGSSRAMRRTFSIMLPNPFRGGGSDGGSNSGSAGQ; translated from the coding sequence ATGTCGTTCGCTTTCGCCGGGAATTTGCCCGGAGGCTCCGTCTCGGACATAGGCAGCAGCCTCAAGCAATTCTACTGTCACCAATGCAGCCGCTCCATAACCCTCGTAATCTCGCCATCAACCGATCCTCTCTGCCCCCACTGCAACGAAGGCTTCCTGGAGGAATACGAGAACCCTAACCCTGCTCCTACTCCATTCCGTCCCCGGTTCCCGCCATCCGAGCCCTTCTTCGCCGATCCCTTCTCCTCTCTCCTCCCAttcttcctctcctcctcctctcccccTTCAACCACCACGGTAGACCTTCAGAACCCGGCCGTCTTCTCCGCCTCCCATACCTCAGGCTCTGAGCCCCATCCCCAAAACAACCCCTTTGACCCGTTCGCCTTCCTGCAGAGCCACCTCCAGAATCTACGGTCCAGTGGAGCTCAAATCCAATTCGTCATCGAGAACCGCCCTTCTGATTCTCCTTTCCCCCTTCCTGCTAATCTCGGCGACTATTTCATGGGACCTGGGCTCGAGCAGCTAATTCAGCAGCTGGCCGAGAATGACCCAAACCGCTACGGGACCCCGCCGGCCTCGAAATCTGCCATGGAGGCCCTCCCTACCAGCAAAGTCACTGATGTGCAGCTTAATTCCGGGATGAACCAATGTGCCGTGTGTCAGGATGATTTCGAGAAGGACATGGAGGTGAAGCAAATGCCCTGTAAGCACATCTACCATTCGGATTGCCTCCTCCCGTGGCTTGAATTGCACAACTCGTGCCCCGTCTGTAGGCATGAGTTGCCCACAGATGATGCTGATTACGAGACCACCAGGAGGGCCCGGGCTCAGGGGAGTACTCTAGGCAGTTCGGACGGTGGGAGTAGTCGGGCCATGCGGAGGACTTTCAGCATTATGTTGCCGAATCCTttcagaggaggaggaagtgATGGCGGATCGAATTCGGGTTCGGCTGGTCAGTGA
- the LOC116187991 gene encoding E2F-associated phosphoprotein isoform X1, which produces MEEHRTTAEAEKAIIIMEEDGKPEPKESPSNSLQTISDDDEIDYSIKPEFYDPNLDDKDESWVEKKRHGHATDAVLSCPACFTTLCLECQRHEKYVTQYRAIFVVNCKVETERVVYERNRARPGRAKRGRQTAEVDAEVGGAISNESFKHVCCSVCCTEVGVIDEEEVYHFYNVLPSEA; this is translated from the exons ATGGAAGAGCATAGAACAACAGCAGAGGCAGAGAAGgcaattattattatggaAGAAGATGGCAAACCAGAACCAAAAGAGTCTCCCAGCAATTCGCTGCAAACCA TTTCTGATGACGATGAAATCGACTATTCCATCAAACCCGAATTTTATGATCCCAACCTCGACGATAAAGATGAATCATGGGTTGAGAAGAAAAGGCATGGCCATGCTACTGATGCTGTTCTCAGCTGCCCCGCTTGTTTCACCACCCTTTGCCTGGAGTGTCAAAG GCATGAAAAGTACGTGACCCAGTATAGAGCAATCTTTGTTGTGAACTGCAAAGTCGAGACTGAACGTGTGGTATATGAGCGAAACAGAGCAAGACCTGGAAGAGCTAAAAGAGGGAGACAAACTGCGGAAGTTGATGCTGAAGTTGGTGGTGCCATCAGCAACGAATCATTCAAGCATGTCTGCTGCTCAGTTTGCTGTACTGAGGTCGGCGTCATTGATGAAGAGGAGGTTTATCACTTTTACAATGTTCTTCCGAGTGAGGCATGA
- the LOC116187991 gene encoding E2F-associated phosphoprotein isoform X2 — protein sequence MLCFYPIPDPDPDPEPEPFIIYPSCISVSDDDEIDYSIKPEFYDPNLDDKDESWVEKKRHGHATDAVLSCPACFTTLCLECQRHEKYVTQYRAIFVVNCKVETERVVYERNRARPGRAKRGRQTAEVDAEVGGAISNESFKHVCCSVCCTEVGVIDEEEVYHFYNVLPSEA from the exons ATGTTATGCTTCTACCCGATCCCTGATCCTGATCCTGATCCCGAGCCTGAGCCTTTCATTATTTATCCGTCCTGCATTTCAGTTTCTGATGACGATGAAATCGACTATTCCATCAAACCCGAATTTTATGATCCCAACCTCGACGATAAAGATGAATCATGGGTTGAGAAGAAAAGGCATGGCCATGCTACTGATGCTGTTCTCAGCTGCCCCGCTTGTTTCACCACCCTTTGCCTGGAGTGTCAAAG GCATGAAAAGTACGTGACCCAGTATAGAGCAATCTTTGTTGTGAACTGCAAAGTCGAGACTGAACGTGTGGTATATGAGCGAAACAGAGCAAGACCTGGAAGAGCTAAAAGAGGGAGACAAACTGCGGAAGTTGATGCTGAAGTTGGTGGTGCCATCAGCAACGAATCATTCAAGCATGTCTGCTGCTCAGTTTGCTGTACTGAGGTCGGCGTCATTGATGAAGAGGAGGTTTATCACTTTTACAATGTTCTTCCGAGTGAGGCATGA
- the LOC116187992 gene encoding probable prefoldin subunit 5, with product MASSRGSGSGVGAEMEKMSVEQLKAIKEQSDLEVNLLQDSLNNIRTATSRLEIASSALHDLSLRPQGQKMLVPLTASLYVPGTLDDADRVLVDVGTGYFIEKTMAEGKDYCERKINLLKSNFEQLIEVASKKKSIADEAGAVLQAKLKQLSPAS from the exons atggcgTCGTCAAGGGGAAGTGGGAGTGGAGTGGGAGCGGAGATGGAGAAGATGAGCGTAGAGCAGCTCAAGGCCATCAAGGAGCAGAGTGATCTCGAAGTCAATCTCCTCCAGGACAGCCTCAACAACATCCGCACCGCCACCTCCCGCCTCGAGATCGCCTCCTCCGCCCTCCACGACCTCTCCCTCCGCCCCCAGGGCCAGAAGATGCTCGTCCCCCTCACCGCCTCTCTCTACGTCCCTGGGACTCTCGATGACGCTGATAGAGTCCTCGTCGATGTTGGCACCGGCTATTTCATCGAG AAAACGATGGCCGAAGGCAAGGATTACTGCGAACGGAAAATCAATTTGCTCAAGTCCAATTTCGAGCAGCTCATTGAG GTGGCttctaaaaagaaaagcatAGCAGATGAGGCTGGAGCGGTCTTACAGGCAAAGTTGAAGCAGTTATCTCCTGCGTCATGA
- the LOC116187990 gene encoding uncharacterized protein LOC116187990 gives MAEDGSKTEEERVDEKKYFQKVLDDIVSLNSLFTVAVFVGLSLATPGQIQSLEDRSECHSDTRLRKRLVSFEIASFSCFVFSGFMAKTVKIFLYIYQKQDLKNPHRQKISLIAFYLSIYGTMCGCLFLLLAMVDVVQIKLGRLSCGSKYSLNTVLILVGAIAPALLVYFTSVSYGLVFTTKKVMADSQK, from the exons ATGGCTGAGGACGG GAGCAAAACCGAAGAGGAGAGGGTGGATGAGAAGAAGTATTTTCAGAAAGTACTGGATGATATCGTGAGCTTAAACTCTCTGTTCACAGTGGCAGTGTTTGTAGGGCTGTCCTTAGCAACTCCAGGCCAAATCCAGAGCCTCGAGGATCGCTCGGAGTGCCACTCGGACACTAGGCTGCGCAAGAGGCTTGTCTCCTTCGAGATTGCATCCTTCAGCTGCTTCGTGTTCTCAGGTTTTATGGCCAAGACAGTGAAGATCTTCCTCTACATCTACCAGAAGCAGGACCTGAAAAATCCTCATCGACAGAAGATCAGCCTCATAGCTTTCTACCTGTCGATATATGGGACAATGTGCGGGTGCCTGTTCTTGCTACTAGCGATGGTTGATGTGGTCCAGATCAAGCTGGGGAGACTATCATGCGGGAGCAAGTATTCGTTAAACACGGTTCTCATCCTAGTTGGAGCAATTGCACCAGCTCTGTTGGTGTATTTCACGTCCGTGTCATATGGTCTTGTTTTCACCAcgaagaaagtgatggcaGATAGTCAGAAGTGA
- the LOC116187988 gene encoding pentatricopeptide repeat-containing protein At3g09040, mitochondrial-like, giving the protein MRIPSKLKESLTFAIPAGGRSSRSGFTCPFSSCSSLSLPKDAPALAARLSRAADSKSLLLGMQLHAQITKWGFISDIFSQNQLILMYTKCSALKCGLEVFEQMPHRNLFSWTLLLSGAVQVGELELGLVLLSDMTRHRFLPNEFALGSALKICIDLSAFEMGMSIHGYAVKIGVERNPFVGSSMLNFYSRLGSIEEAEAVFCSVNNPDTGCWNAMAGAYADCGLGLKAVELVSLMQAKGVHLDEFTFANALKGCSLVGYDNYGRELHGLIVCSELGFSTSISNTLLHMYLKTGRKDSALKVFNMMHEKDIITWNTMFSSVRDDARSLVHLFHKFMSMEMKPNSITFSILLRRCGDISDLSLGLQFCCLVLQSGLFSDSKVTRSLINMFSNCGAMSMAHSIFDCISSKSTCDVNELISGYNLTHCYMEALRVFCHLSEFGIKADECTFSSILESCCRSGNEKMGNKIHCAILKFGFSSHGYICSSLVKLYATVGRQIDAFRCLRELKRSDLTCWGSLVSTLVHHGCSDEAMHSMKRLMESGDDPDEFILGSIFNGCANMSSLHQTKSAHSLAVKMGHDTHRFIASSVIDAYAKCGDVQSARMAFDHSSDIKDVVIYNSMIMGYAHNGLVVEAMEIFDKMKLANLQLSQATFVSAISACSHMGFLYQGCLLFQSMKSEYGMEPSPDIYGCIVDMLSRSGYLVHAKTMIEEMPFPPWPGILRSLLSGSRVHGNIAISKWAYEKLLQLVPENDAAHILLSSVYSEAGSWEDAAFLQRDMIDKGISKSPGHSWIQMQ; this is encoded by the coding sequence ATGAGGATACCGTCAAAGCTGAAAGAATCACTCACCTTCGCTATACCCGCCGGCGGCCGCTCCTCGAGGTCTGGATTCACATGTCCTTTCTCTTCatgctcctctctctccctacCAAAAGATGCACCTGCTCTTGCTGCCCGTCTCTCTCGCGCTGCGGATTCCAAGTCGCTGCTTCTTGGGATGCAGCTGCATGCACAGATTACCAAGTGGGGATTCATCTCTGATATCTTCTCTCAGAATCAGCTCATCCTCATGTACACCAAGTGCTCGGCCCTGAAGTGCGGCCTCGAGGTGTTTGAGCAAATGCCTCACAGAAATCTCTTTTCTTGGACTTTGCTGCTCTCTGGCGCAGTGCAGGTTGGGGAGCTTGAACTAGGTCTGGTCCTCTTATCGGACATGACGAGACACAGGTTTTTGCCGAACGAGTTTGCCCTCGGCAGCGCTTTAAAGATATGCATCGATTTGAGTGCTTTTGAGATGGGCATGTCCATTCATGGTTACGCGGTGAAAATTGGGGTGGAAAGGAATCCGTTTGTCGGTAGTTCAATGTTGAACTTCTACTCTAGGCTAGGGTCCATAGAAGAAGCTGAGGCGGTATTCTGTTCTGTAAATAATCCTGATACTGGCTGTTGGAATGCTATGGCCGGAGCTTATGCCGATTGTGGTTTGGGTTTGAAAGCGGTGGAGTTAGTGTCTTTGATGCAAGCTAAGGGAGTTCACTTGGATGAATTTACCTTTGCAAATGCTCTCAAAGGCTGCTCGTTGGTTGGCTATGACAATTATGGAAGAGAGCTACATGGGCTTATTGTTTGTAGTGAGTTGGGATTCAGTACGTCAATCTCGAACACACTGCTCCATATGTACCTCAAAACTGGTAGAAAGGACTCTGCTTTGAAAGTCTTTAACATGATGCATGAGAAAGATATAATAACATGGAACACCATGTTTTCCTCTGTTAGAGATGATGCTAGAAGTCTAGTTCATCTGTTTCATAAGTTCATGTCGATGGAGATGAAGCCCAATAGTATTACCTTTTCAATCTTGTTAAGACGCTGTGGAGATATTTCTGATCTTAGCTTAGGGCTTCAGTTCTGTTGTCTTGTCTTGCAGTCTGGATTATTCAGTGACAGTAAAGTCACAAGATCACTGATCAACATGTTCTCTAATTGTGGAGCAATGTCTATGGCACATTCAATTTTCGACTGCATATCCTCAAAAAGCACCTGCGATGTGAATGAGTTAATTTCTGGGTACAATTTAACTCACTGTTACATGGAAGCCCTACGAGTATTTTGCCATTTGTCAGAGTTTGGTATTAAGGCCGACGAGTGTACTTTCTCCAGCATTTTAGAAAGTTGTTGCAGATCAGGAAACGAGAAAATGGGAAATAAAATTCATTGTGCTATCCTTAAGTTTGGTTTCTCATCTCATGGCTACATTTGCAGCTCATTAGTCAAACTTTATGCCACCGTAGGAAGACAAATTGATGCTTTTCGGTGCTTAAGGGAGCTCAAAAGATCAGATTTGACTTGCTGGGGTTCTCTGGTATCAACCCTAGTCCATCATGGCTGCAGTGATGAAGCCATGCATTCTATGAAGCGTTTAATGGAATCTGGGGATGATCCTGATGAGTTCATCTTGGGTAGTATATTTAATGGCTGTGCCAATATGTCTTCTTTGCATCAGACTAAGTCTGCTCATTCACTTGCTGTCAAGATGGGCCATGACACACATAGGTTTATTGCTAGTTCAGTTATTGATGCGTATGCAAAATGTGGAGATGTTCAAAGTGCTAGGATGGCTTTTGATCACTCATCTGATATCAAGGATGTGGTCATTTATAATTCCATGATTATGGGGTATGCCCATAATGGTCTTGTAGTGGAAGCTATGGAAATCTTTGATAAAATGAAGTTGGCAAATCTGCAGCTTAGCCAAGCTACCTTTGTGTCAGCGATATCAGCTTGTAGTCATATGGGTTTTCTTTATCAAGGCTGTCTCTTGTTTCAGTCGATGAAATCTGAGTATGGGATGGAACCATCTCCGGATATTTATGGTTGCATTGTTGATATGTTGTCCCGAAGCGGATATCTCGTCCATGCTAAAACTATGATTGAAGAAATGCCCTTTCCTCCATGGCCAGGAATATTGAGATCCTTGCTGAGTGGTTCTAGGGTTCATGGGAACATAGCTATAAGCAAATGGGCTTATGAGAAGCTACTTCAGTTGGTCCCTGAGAATGACGCCGCCCATATCTTGTTGTCAAGTGTTTACTCTGAAGCCGGTAGCTGGGAAGATGCTGCCTTCCTACAGAGAGACATGATTGACAAGGGTATCTCAAAATCCCCTGGGCATAGTTGGATCCAGATGCAGTAG